Proteins encoded together in one Nostoc sp. PCC 7524 window:
- a CDS encoding cytochrome b N-terminal domain-containing protein, which produces MQTTQFDRILRRIATILAVVILSLCLIYVSTGILLSFYYEPTAGGAYNSLRMIDTEVAYGWLFHRAHDLAGNIMIAIALVQIVVMFLGRQFRNSWLVAWVSGIFFTLSAIGLDWTAMILDWTQEGYWRFNIELGNIEAIPVIGSQLRDILTGGGAISSITVQHLYTLHSYIITVVAIVLAVVHLAALLWQERQMYTQPVDETIQLPGASLAES; this is translated from the coding sequence ATGCAAACCACCCAGTTTGATAGGATTTTGCGGCGAATAGCCACGATATTAGCGGTTGTGATTCTTTCCCTGTGCCTGATTTATGTCTCCACAGGAATTTTGTTGTCTTTTTATTACGAACCGACAGCAGGCGGGGCTTATAACTCGTTGAGAATGATTGATACGGAAGTTGCCTATGGTTGGTTATTCCATAGAGCGCATGATCTTGCAGGTAATATCATGATTGCGATCGCTCTGGTGCAAATTGTAGTGATGTTCTTAGGGCGGCAATTTCGCAACAGTTGGCTAGTAGCTTGGGTAAGTGGAATTTTCTTTACCCTCAGCGCCATTGGTTTAGATTGGACAGCCATGATTCTCGACTGGACTCAAGAAGGCTACTGGCGATTTAACATTGAGCTAGGCAATATCGAAGCCATTCCTGTCATCGGTTCACAACTGCGAGATATCCTCACAGGTGGTGGAGCCATTAGTAGTATTACTGTCCAACATCTCTACACTCTGCACAGCTATATAATTACCGTTGTTGCCATTGTATTGGCTGTGGTGCATTTGGCAGCTTTGCTGTGGCAAGAACGACAAATGTATACACAACCAGTAGATGAGACAATTCAACTTCCAGGCGCATCGCTGGCGGAAAGTTGA
- a CDS encoding esterase/lipase family protein has product MPLPTIIVPGYLESAIAYHQLETSLKQLGFPTFTVPLRRRDWIPTIGGRPITPILQQLDRTVKQALQQYNATQINLIGHSAGGWISRIYLGEQPYAVSVWNAHPLVATLVTLGTPHTSQERWTRRNLDFVNNNYPGAFYPSVNYICVAGKTTFGERRRGGWLAYSSYQLTCGQGNTWGDGITPIAAAHLTGAENLVIAGVRHSPRSPGVWYGSPEPLKIWGQYLI; this is encoded by the coding sequence ATGCCATTACCTACAATCATTGTGCCGGGATATTTAGAAAGCGCGATCGCTTACCATCAACTTGAAACATCTCTCAAACAGTTGGGTTTCCCAACGTTCACCGTACCGCTTAGACGGCGTGACTGGATACCTACTATCGGCGGTAGACCGATTACACCGATTTTGCAGCAACTTGATCGCACTGTTAAACAAGCATTACAACAATATAACGCTACTCAAATTAACTTGATTGGTCACTCAGCCGGCGGTTGGATTTCCCGGATCTACTTAGGAGAACAACCTTATGCTGTGAGTGTCTGGAATGCTCATCCTCTAGTAGCTACTCTTGTTACCCTAGGGACACCTCACACCAGCCAAGAACGCTGGACACGCCGGAATTTGGATTTTGTCAATAATAATTACCCCGGAGCCTTTTATCCCAGCGTGAATTACATTTGTGTCGCTGGTAAAACAACTTTTGGGGAACGGCGGCGCGGTGGTTGGTTAGCCTACAGCAGCTATCAATTAACTTGTGGACAAGGTAATACCTGGGGCGATGGAATTACACCAATTGCGGCGGCTCACTTAACAGGGGCAGAAAATCTAGTGATTGCAGGTGTGAGACATTCCCCTAGAAGTCCGGGAGTTTGGTATGGTTCGCCAGAACCTTTGAAAATTTGGGGACAGTATTTGATTTAA
- the petJ gene encoding cytochrome c6 PetJ, with protein MRIFLLMLWLAIAILQLTFTNPVLAAETSKGAKIFTNNCASCHIGGGNILVSKKTLKKEALSQYLNDYNNNAIEAIIHQVENGKNAMPAFKNKLSEQEILEVAAYVFQKAEQDW; from the coding sequence TTGAGAATATTCTTATTAATGTTATGGTTAGCGATCGCTATACTGCAACTTACATTTACCAATCCAGTTCTAGCAGCCGAAACATCCAAAGGGGCAAAAATTTTTACTAATAATTGTGCTTCTTGTCACATCGGCGGTGGCAATATTCTCGTTTCTAAAAAAACCTTGAAAAAAGAAGCACTATCACAGTATTTGAACGATTACAACAATAACGCCATAGAAGCAATTATTCATCAAGTAGAAAATGGTAAGAATGCTATGCCTGCCTTTAAAAACAAGTTGAGCGAGCAAGAAATTCTGGAGGTTGCTGCCTACGTTTTCCAAAAGGCAGAGCAAGATTGGTAA